The Silene latifolia isolate original U9 population chromosome X, ASM4854445v1, whole genome shotgun sequence genome contains the following window.
AATTGCTAAAAGTTTTGTATATTACCTTGAATTGGGGGTGAATTATTGCATAATTTCACAAAGACTTCATTCTTTTTCCGGAAAGTTGTGTTTTGAGTAAACTTCGGTTTGATGAAAGTATAAGGTAAACCATGTCAAATATCTTTTCATAGTGTTGTTAATCAATTGGGATTGTTGGGGGAAGATTTCTATTTATTTCCATGTTACCCTTGATTCTTATCTTTTCTATCCCGTATCTTGTTGTGTTAATTGGTTTTGTAACATGTCAAGGAGCGCCCGAAGCAACCGTGGTACACAACCCCGCCAAGCACCGGAGACCCCACCCGCCATTGCAGCTCCGAGATACCCAAGCATTGAGTTTGAGAGCGAGGCTCATAAGAACACTTTCCTCGCCCTAGCCGAGAGATGCATGGCCCCGCAACTAAATGTGTGTCGGATAGTGCCTTGAGGACCTTGGAAATTGAGAGAGAAGTGCAAAATATCTTTAGAGTACTTTGGATGGAGGGGTTGTACAACCTAGCGAAGACAAGCTACCGTCACCTTACCCTTAAGTTCTTAAGCTCACTTGCCTACAATAAAGGATACCTCATTTCATTTGACTAATGATGTGTTTGAGGACCACTTGGGTGTGGGGAAGAGGACCAAGTTTACCCATGATAAGGTGGAGAAAAACATGAAGGCCACCAAGTATTTTGACCTATACACGAGTTAACCACCTCGTCTTGAGGATCTTTTTACGTCTCTTGACCTATGTCCTTTGTGGGAGGAGGGACCTGAGTAAGCTTAAATCGACGAAGGTGTTGCTTTTGAGCTCTTACCTAAACCCCTACCGTGAGGGACGCTTCTAGTTTAGCGTTGTATCCATGATGTGCCTAGATTTTGGGAGAATGACTAAGTAGGATAAGTGCTCCTTAGATTGCGGTGCCTTAGTGACTAGGTTGGTAAAGAGGTTGTTGGATTATGAACCGGGAGAGGCAGATTGGCCCATGTACATTGATGTGCCATACTTTGATATCGATTACTTGAAGTACCTCAATTGTCCTGTAGATTGGAAGGAGAAGGGTGTCTATACATGGAAGGTTGACGAGGATTGGTACATGAAAATCCTCATACAAGGGAGATTGCCCGAGACCGAACATTTGCAAGAGGTGGGATCGCCTCGCCCTCCTGCCAACCGCTACACCATTCCTATTGACTCACCTATGCCCCTGCTGATGAGAATATGGAGCAGACTACCCCATCACCACCCCATATTCCCTTTGTGCAAGCTCTTCCGTCCTCCATTATGCCTATGCCACCTCCGCCCTACACTGGAGGATATGCCCAACTCCCGCCTAACTATGATCATAATTACAGTATGGCGGACCTTATCCAACGGTGAACACCGACCTTGTTATGAGGgacatgcatgagatggcttggaaccaaggtgTGAGACCTTCTCACCGCCCTAGCTATTGGTCCAGAGAGGGAAATACCACGGGTGTTTTTAGAGCTTATGGTGTTGCTCCATTGGAGTGGGGTACTAGGTTTCCTCACGGTGATGGACATTTGCTTGGTCCTTGGGCAGGACCTTATTATGCTAGTGGGAGCTTCTTTGGCAATGCTTCCCAAGGAGGTGGGAGCGGGGAAAGCGCGTCCGGAGCGACGGCGAAGGCTATAAAGAACGATGGTGCCGATAATGAGGAGGAGCAAGTAGAGGAAGAGGAGGAAGGGAATGAGGAGCGTGAAGAAGAGGGAGAGCAAGCTGAAGGAGAGGAGGAGATAGCAAAGAAGGAAGGAGCTTTGGTGCGATGGGTAAAGAATCTTAGCAAAAAGAGGAAGTCGTCCCATTAGCCTTGATGTTTGTGAGTCAATCTTAGCATGACATCCGTATCGGTTTGGAATTTGGATAACTTATTTTAGTGTGTTGTAATCATGGACATAAGGCCAAGACTTATTTGCATTTGGTTACTGGATGGGGTGTTAGTCATCATTGACACTCATTTGCTTTTGTGTGGTAGAGTAGACGAGTTTGGATGTGATTTTTAGCCCAAATAGTTTCTGCCCAGATGACACTTGACTGAGTGCCCAGTTCCccagttcactcgaccgagtgtcgtctactcggccgagtaacccctTTTACTCGACCGGGTGGACCATTTATTTCCCGTTTTGccaatactcgaccaagtattgAGTAGGTGTTCTTGTTTTGTGACTTTACCGAACTCCTTGTAGCTGGGTGGGCGTAGAAATCTTGCAGGATTGGTTTTCatgaattgtatacatttgaCAATATTGCTTGGTGTGCTATTATTTCAAGGAGTTTTTAATTAACAAGTAGCAACATGGCATGACTAGATAGGCAACAATTAACAAGTAGCAACACACAGATGTACAATTTTGACGCTTTAATACGTCGTCAATTATATTATTGGCGCTTATTATTTGTGTTGAGAGTTCATTTTCTTTTTTACCCTCCAATCTTTGAGAGTGAACTAGAGTTTTAAAAGCAATCAAATTACAACACATTGAACAAGCAATATAAGGAGAACCCCATTACAAAAGCTGAAATTATGCATTCAAAACACCCGTGTAGTAATAACAAATGTAAATGTTCACTCTAAAAAAAATTGATTCCAAGgaaaatttgctaattaaatgaGATACAACTATACAAGTTCACACAAAAAGCTCATCTAGTAATAATCTACACTGCTGCTTGCTCCCATCTTTTTGCCGAATTAGAAGTTTTCCTCTTCTCATATTTCTCTTAGCTGCCAACCTGTTAGATGTAAGAGATAGTATAATATTAACTATACTTAATTGTCtcaaaaataatactccctcccttccggtcatttgttatcctttgattttggcacaaagatcaagaaaAGAGGAGATGGcaaattactaaatgacatgtggccaaattaaatgtgaatgaccaaattgttcatcaaatacattcttaaaatagaaaggacaacaattgactgagacaccccaaaatagaaaaggacaacaaatgaccggaacagagGGATTATTAAATATACTTTATCATCCCAAAAATAAATAGCACAAGAAGCTAGTGTACTTGTATACTTGATCCAATGAAcatgatgagaaaaaaaaaacgaagcaaTGGCATTAAAAAAAATTGTAGTACTCTCTACTCTGTAGTCCTTATTGCTAAGTGTGCAAGGGCTAACCTATAAAAACTATGAATAATGGATACGTCCAAGACATCTTAAGCACAACTCTACAACTCTTATACAAAGTTTACGAGCAATCTTGTATTTCTCATCCATATAACACAAAAAAATGGTAATAGGCAGTACAAGATAGTAAGTAAGAACGAATATAGATATATTACCTCTCATGCGTGTTCCTCACGTAAGTGTCATTGCTCTTGAAAAAGAATCAGTCGTGCCAGTTAACAACTTTCACGCATTTAGCCTTCGTTTACTTGCAAAATAAGACATGGTCATAGAACCTTTTAATTTAGTACTCTATAGTCTATAGTAGAAAAAGAACAAAATCAAAGTTTGCACAACCAAGATGAACCAAACATATGTTAAATAGACTAATTTTATCCAAAATTTGTAgttatttaaattttaaatcACAAGTATCTTTAGATTATAACATTTGCCTAAATTAAACGTAATGTAAACTAAGAATTCGGTAGAGGGAGTAATGAAAGTGTCAGAGGTAACTTGATACTTTCCTAAATCAATGACGTGATGACAATTATGCAAAGGAATATAGAAAATACAATGGCGAAACAACCAACATTAAGCACTAGGCAGGCAGACTCTTTTGCTACTTAGCCATCTATTGATCTGTCACAGTTAGTCTAACACAAAAGCCATATTGACATTCATCTCTcacaaataaaagaataaatattTCTATATACATGGTGGTGAACATAGAAACCATGCCAATGTAAAGGCAAACACGTTTTAAAAGTTTTACTTGTGGAAATCAAACTTTGTTTTTGTCTTCCAAAAAAGTCGTGTGGCAAATGTCTGAGGTCTTGCGTCAATCCAGGTGCAACACAATAAAATACTCTTGGAGtcacaaaatttaacaattatAAACCACAACTATCATTATGAACAAAGGTAGCTCGACCTAACAACATGTTTGACGTTTAAGAGGCCATACAAATATCCAATGTTAGAAGTTAGAGAAATGCTTACCAACTCTTTGAGCAGTATGGTTGATAGCAACATGCTTGAAAACAGCCCTCCAATCAGGCCTAGCATAATGTGTCTTGACCCTAGTCCCACAGACAATATCCTTGCCATTTTTAAAATGATGTAGGGACTAAATCATGGCGATCAAAGCAGATCTGGCAATCGATCATAAAATGGATATATCAAGAACATTGATCGAACCTTCTAAAGATACTATGACAGACACGGAAATTGGATAGACTATGTCTGATGAATCatatttatatacacttttatgactctctttaagtttttttttttatgcggCTTGCGTGCTAATTACGTTATTTATATGCCTTTTACATTAGAATGTCGGTATTAGCGTTATTTGGTGTttaaatgcaggaatgatgcatttatgAAGCAAATGAGTAAAGTGGAGCACCGCAAAATTAGCATGacggaatacacgaagcatggcactgTAACACCtctatacaccaaggtgccttaccaagactaccctagcacatggagatgctaccatctcggttacctgagacatagtaatcaaagtaaaccataaagaaacgtactttaaaaaaataaatttaatgtTCGTAcgatgaaaccaactaaaagtgaattacaactgttctcaaaaccGCAAACCAACTAAGTAAAACTGTCTTAACAAAACACAGCgaaagactaaagactctgataagTGGTGACTctatccccagctagatcccgtgCGTACTCCAAAGAAATACGtgctaatcaactgctcaccatccccgaatggatcaccacagttttcaaaacatttaaacggggccagttactgcataaataaaataagaaatcAATCAATAAAATATGAGAGAGAATCTAGAGAAAGAAAAGCTCTGAAATTAaggaaaaaacacaaaaaaaaagaaaaaatagaaacccTAGATTTGTGTGCGCAGTCATGGTGATTGCTGCTCGATCTGCATCGTCCCTTCATCGTACTGTCACCAAATCACcccaaattcaaaaaaaaaaaaaaatgttacttCGTCCTCTTCTTCTAACCAAATTAATAAACCTTCTGATGTCGATACTAGAAAGACGAAAAATTTGAATGAGATTACTGGTGTTGCTCCTTTTAATTTGGATTCTATTTAAATTGATAAGTCTGGGGAAGGATTGTATGTTCAGGGCAAAAAGAAAGCTGTTCTGGAACGAATTGAAGAAGAGCCTGAGGATTTGGTGCAATTTACCGTTGAAGATGTACAGGAGGAGCTTAATTACTGGAAATCTTCTGTGTATTGCTTCATTCTGGGGGCAAATCCACCCTGGGAAATCATTGAAGGTTTTGTTCGACGAATCTGGGCAAACTATCCAATTGACAAGGTATCCTTCTTGCCAAATGGTATTTTTTTGGTTCGTTTTACTTCTGAGGCTAGTAAGTTGGTTGTGCTTAAGCAAGGGCATTATTTGTTTGATAATAAGCCACTTATAGTTAGAAGTTGGGATTCTAATGCTCAACTTAACAAGGATGATGTGAAGAAGGTACCTATGTGGGTAAGAATACTGGACCTTCCTTTGAAATACTGGGGTAAATATTTACCTCGAATTGCTGGCTTGAGAGGTAAATTTTTAAGAAGTGACCCATCCACTGAAGGGAAAACAAGGTTAGGTTTTGCTAGAGTTTCACTGGAAGTTCCTTTTGGTGAAAACTTACCTGATTTTGTTAAATTTTTGGATGAGGATGGTCATGTTGTTAAGCAGGCTATTGAATGTGAATGGAAACCCATTCTGTGTGGTGTTTGTGGAGGAACTGGTCATGCTAGTGAGCATTGCAGGAAGCCAAAACCAAAACCTCAGAAACCTGCTGCTCAACCACAACAGAAATGGGTCCAAAAGAAACCTGTTATGGCTAAGGCTGTGTCTCAACCTGTTTCTCATATTGGGAATGACTCTGTCATACAGCCTGTTCCTTTGCCCACACCAAAGCCTGTTTCCCATATAGTTGGGTCTGCTGGCCCCTCTGGTACGGCTAAAACTCCAGAGGAAGTTCAGCATAAGCTACAGGTGACATGGAATAAAATGGAACATATCAACAAGCAAACACCCCTGCCAAACCTCTTGATATTAGTAGGAGGGACATCATTGTTGCTGGGAAATCTTCATCCAATTTTAGGGAGTATACATTTATTGATGCTTTGAACAATGTTACCCCTAAAGTTTGTATTGGTACGAATGGCAGTGCATTACTCCCACCTGGGAGTAAAGCATAGCCTTAGTTTTTGGAATATTAGGGGACGAAACAACTTATCTAAGCAAAAACATATTAAGTGGTTCTTACATTCTCATCAGGTAAGTTtgtttggtctccttgagacaaaggtaaaGCCTTTGTCTCTAAATGCTATAAGAAATAATATGTGTGATGGCTGGTCTATTTCTACCAATACCTCTTGCCATCCTGGAGGAAGAATATGGGTGCTATTGAAACCAAACATTTATAATGTTAATTTTCTTCATTATAGTGCTCAAGCAATTCATATGAAAATTACTTAGATAAACACTGCCTTTCAATTTCATTGTACTATGGTTTATGCATTCAATGACACCATTGCTAGGAAGGATTTCTGGTCTGATGTTTCTACTTATGCTGCTAACATTACTGGTCCTTTGTTATTATGTGGAGATTTTAATTGTGTGCTTACCCCAACTGAAAGACTTGGGGGTCAAACTACTATAGAGGAAATTGAAGACTTTCAAGCTTGTGTTGATCACTGTGCCTTAATAGATAGTCCTGCTACTGGCTCCTTTTACACCTGGAACAATAAGCAGGATCCATCTACTAGGGTTTATTCTCGTCTGGATAGAGTGTTGGTAAATCAAGAAGGGCTTCAGGCCAGAACTGTTGCATATGCTAATTTTTTCAATGAAGGATATTTTGACCATTCTCCTTGTATTATTCATGATTCTACCACCTCTTTTACTGGGAGAAAGAGTTTCAATTTTTTTAACATGTGGAGTAAAGTCCCTGAATTCTTACCCTGTGTTCAACAAATATGGAATATTCAGTGACAGGGTACCAAAATGTTTCAAGTAGTCATAAAATTGAAGAGTTTAAAGCAACCTTTGAAAAATTTGAACAAGCATTTGTTTGCTGACATTGAAAATAGCACAATTCATGCTTGGAAGGACTTGGATACCATTTAAACTGCTTTGCATATGAACCCTACTGATTCTGCTCTTATTGATCAGGAAAGAGAAGCCCTTAAAACTTACAGAGATCTTCAAACTGCCTCTGATAGCTTCCTCCTTCAGAAATCTAAGGCAACATGGGTTAATCAAGGGGACAATAATACCAAATATTTTCATAGTGTCCTGAAGAATAGACATGTCCAATCTAAAATTTTCAGGATCACTAATATTGAGGGGCATACGCATACTGATGGGGATAAAATCCAGCAAGCTTTCCTCAGCTATTATCACCAATTGCTTGGAACTACTGCTACTACCACCCCTGTTGGTGTCCCTGTGGTCCAGCTGGGTAAGGTATGTACTCCTGAGCATTGGGATATTTTGATGCAACCTGTAGTAAAAGTGAGGTCAAGAATGCTATTTTTTAAAACTCAAACCACAAGGCTCCTGGCCCTGATGGTTTTTCAAGTGCATTCTTCAAAGACTCTTGGTCTATTATTGGGGATGAGGTGTGTTTTGTTGTGCTTGACTTTTTTGCCAATGGGAAATTGCTTCAGCAGGTGAACCATACCTTCATTACTCTCCTTCCTAAAGTTGACCTCTCCCAAAATGTTACTCAATATCGGCCTATTGCCTGTTGTAATGTTATTTACAAGGTTATTTCAAAAATCCTTGCCTCTAGATTGTCCAAAATTCTTCCTGATATTATAAGCCCTAACCAAGGAGGGTTTGTGAAAGGTAGGATAATCATTGAGAACATTTTAATCTGACAAGATCTTGTGAGGCTCTATAATATGAAATATGTGTCACCTAGATGCTTGATGAAGGTTGACCTCAAGAAGGCTTATGACTCTGTGAATTGGAGCTTTTTGGAACAAATACTTGATGCTTTGCATTTCCCTCCTCCTTTTATTCAGTTAGTGATGACTTGTGTAAGGACTGCCTCTTACTCCTTAGTCTTGAATGGCATGAAT
Protein-coding sequences here:
- the LOC141620178 gene encoding uncharacterized protein LOC141620178, encoding MVYAFNDTIARKDFWSDVSTYAANITGPLLLCGDFNCVLTPTERLGGQTTIEEIEDFQACVDHCALIDSPATGSFYTWNNKQDPSTRVYSRLDRVLVNQEGLQARTVAYANFFNEGYFDHSPLTGYQNVSSSHKIEEFKATFEKFEQAFEREALKTYRDLQTASDSFLLQKSKATWVNQGDNNTKYFHSVLKNRHVQSKIFRITNIEGHTHTDGDKIQQAFLSYYHQLLGTTATTTPVGVPVVQLGKAPGPDGFSSAFFKDSWSIIGDEVCFVVLDFFANGKLLQQVNHTFITLLPKVDLSQNVTQYRPIACCNVIYKVISKILASRLSKILPDIISPNQGGCLMKVDLKKAYDSVNWSFLEQILDALHFPPPFIQLVMTCVRTASYSLVLNGMNFGYFKGGQSDIHSIMILLRAFATFSIATGLQMNSVKSNIYFNGVHHSVKADVIEVSGFVEGCAQKDSSTEYLRSPPVSWENLSVPKCEGGLGVRNIYYWNAATAAYYMVWIQRNKVLVDGALAHPDRVVPDIISMMKIRCMSWLQNEKAAAARKFTIFRDLLIKPKINVREEAFTGGGGDAEEPTVVPPAEEDVTSVAPGTQTAASEIVEHIDLE